CAAAACATCTCTTGGCAATCATAACGAAGAAGATGATAGCGAACTGTGTTTAATTTGTGCAGAACCATTAGAGTTTATATCGTTATCCTCATGTCACCATAAAACATGTTATAAATGTTCATTTAGACAAAGAGCTTTATATGACAAGAAATCGTGTCTGATTTGTAGAACTGATAATGATGTTATGAAATTCACTGATAATTTGGATAAGAAGTATGAGGACTTAGATAAgtgttttaaaattaatgaaaaatatggaGTGGCTTTTGAAAATGAGAAAACACATGATATTACtatgaatttattaaagttCAGCTGCCAACTTTGTGACAAAGATGACAGTGGTTCTAGTACTCCTTCAGTAGATTATGGTTCATATAAGAAACTAAATGACCATTTACGTAATATACATAAAAAGTACTTCTGTATGATTTGTGCAAAAAATAACCATTCATTTCCATCCGAGTTGCCAATATATACacaaaatcaattgaagaacCATCAAGTTAGAGGTGACAACAAAGCAAATAATTCTGGCTTTGTAGGCCATCCTTTATGTGCATTCTGTAAGGATAAGAGATTTTATTCGGATGACGAATTATATGCTCATATGAGAAATAATCACGAAAGATGTCATATTTGTGATAAGTTAAAGCCAAATGAGCCGcaatatttcaaagatTATAACCAATTATTTCAacatttcaaaaattctcATTATATTTGTACAATCCAATCTTGTTTGGACAATAAATTTGTTGTATTTGGAGATGAATTAGAACTACAAGCACATATTTTACAAGAACATGGTGATATTGTTAAAGGAAAACCAAAATTGTTCCAATCAGAATTATCAACCTTTATAGCAACACCAGCAAGAGTAATTAGAGATCAAAGAGTGTTTGATGACGATTTAACCGGCCAGAGCAATTCTTTAAGAAACATGCCAGACGAATCGCCTGAGCTGAGTCGTGCCAGATTAGAAGAAAGAGCCAAACACTACTTAGGCAATGATTTATCGAAATTTGCAACATTTACAAATatcaatgaaaaatatgagaagaaaaaaataaattcaaatgacGTTTTAACATCTTATACTTCATTATTTACAGAAAAGGAAGCTGATGTTTATTTACTGATCAATAATTTAGCCAGTACTTTTCctaaaaattcaacaaaatataaagaactGAATGCAATATATGATGCTCATGAACAGAAATTAGCTAGAGATTCGTTGCCATCATTATCAAGTGACCCAAGTTTACACACAGTTGGGAGCGCAATTTGGAGAGGATCCTCAGGGGCTACTGTAAGTTCAGGAGGATCAAGAAATTTGAATACTTCTAGCCTACCAACGTTACAATTACGTCCTGCTTCATTTGATGTTTTCGGCCAACAGAATAAGCAAGTTAAATCATATAAAACTCTAACAAAACCATCAAAGACAAGTAGACCAGTAGTACGATCCGCTGCTCAGACCTCTGCTGCTCAATCTGAATATAAGCCAacatatttgaataaaaatataccTGACCAGCAATCATCACAGCAATCTCTTTCTTCATTAACAAGTTCAAAGTCAAATGTTTCTTTGACAAGCAATCGTGTTGTATTGGGTAAGGGCAAATCTAAATTAGCAGCAATGAGTCTTGAGTCTCTGCCAACTCCCAAACCAAGAGTTCATATACCTCCTGTGCGTGAGATTAAATTGCCTGATTCTAAAAACTGGGGTAAATCTAATGGTCGATCCAACGACATACCAGATGATGacttatcaaatttaatgatagataactcaaataataaaggtAAGAAGAAGGGTAAACAAAAGCAATTGTTGTTCCATATTGGTATTTGATAGAACTTATAAATTTCATTCCCAAGATACTAATTAATACTAATGACTCATTAATCTATGATAACATATACATTATTCTTCTAAATAAATagtatatacatatatctatttatatacagCTATTATCAATGAAATATCATGGATTAATTAGTATTTACTTTCATGATTTAAGATTTCAGTTCATTTTAATGCAATTATTTGTTGTATTTCACATTTTTTCCTACAGAATGGGCATTCTGGCCTTTCTCTACACCAATCTACAATGCAATCCCAACAAAATATGTGTCCACAAGGACCTACGCTTGGGTCAGTGATTTTGGAGAGACATAATGCACAGTCTCGAGACTCTGATGggataaatttaaattgcGTTTCATCTGATAATCTTATATGATTCTGATGATATTCATCTGTGATATTTTTAGTGAGCTTGGTTTCAGATAAGTTCAGTGGCTTGGAAACATGTTTCTCATTGTGAATTGAACTTGTAAATTTGAAGCTATTCAATACATTTTTGAGGG
The nucleotide sequence above comes from Tetrapisispora phaffii CBS 4417 chromosome 3, complete genome. Encoded proteins:
- the HEL2 gene encoding E3 ubiquitin-protein ligase HEL2 (similar to Saccharomyces cerevisiae YDR266C; ancestral locus Anc_5.629), translated to MSSIESGIEASNSSNLQNKSSGKQNRRKNFRKLQGPQTRAGTISETSKTSLGNHNEEDDSELCLICAEPLEFISLSSCHHKTCYKCSFRQRALYDKKSCLICRTDNDVMKFTDNLDKKYEDLDKCFKINEKYGVAFENEKTHDITMNLLKFSCQLCDKDDSGSSTPSVDYGSYKKLNDHLRNIHKKYFCMICAKNNHSFPSELPIYTQNQLKNHQVRGDNKANNSGFVGHPLCAFCKDKRFYSDDELYAHMRNNHERCHICDKLKPNEPQYFKDYNQLFQHFKNSHYICTIQSCLDNKFVVFGDELELQAHILQEHGDIVKGKPKLFQSELSTFIATPARVIRDQRVFDDDLTGQSNSLRNMPDESPELSRARLEERAKHYLGNDLSKFATFTNINEKYEKKKINSNDVLTSYTSLFTEKEADVYLLINNLASTFPKNSTKYKELNAIYDAHEQKLARDSLPSLSSDPSLHTVGSAIWRGSSGATVSSGGSRNLNTSSLPTLQLRPASFDVFGQQNKQVKSYKTLTKPSKTSRPVVRSAAQTSAAQSEYKPTYLNKNIPDQQSSQQSLSSLTSSKSNVSLTSNRVVLGKGKSKLAAMSLESLPTPKPRVHIPPVREIKLPDSKNWGKSNGRSNDIPDDDLSNLMIDNSNNKGKKKGKQKQLLFHIGI